In a genomic window of Zingiber officinale cultivar Zhangliang chromosome 9B, Zo_v1.1, whole genome shotgun sequence:
- the LOC122024051 gene encoding probable beta-D-xylosidase 6, whose product MSKLRSFQMCCNQRERCRHSPFQQDSNFSQIQVTMRRRRKLNLTFVQFLFLLSISRFASLRSDELPKMACESPPYASFTFCNASLPVAARAASLVAALTLPEKIQQLSNTAAAVPRLGLPAYQWWSESLHGVASNGPGVAFNGSVRAATGFPQVILSAAAFNRTLWRALARAIAVEARAMHAAGQAGLTFWAPNINVFRDPRWGRGQETPGEDPLVAAHYAVEYVMGFQGQKKSSVAGDDDSSLSLMLSACCKHYTAYDLEKWGNFTRYTFNALVTEQDMADTFQPPFQSCIQEGHASCLMCSYNQVNGVPACARGDLLEKARKEWGFQGYITSDCDAVAIIHENQNYTASPEDSIADVLKAGMDINCGTYLLRYTESAVKLGKVQEEDIDRALLNLFSVQLRLGLFDGDRARKHYRRLGPKNVCSHEHRELALEATRQGIVLLKNAKSFLPLSKDAVGSLAIIGPAANDATIYGGDYTGVPCNPISFLEGLKMYVPRTAYAPGCIDVPCQTTYGFEEAINTAREADVIIVVAGLNQTEETEDHDRVSLLLPGKQMELVSVVANASKNPIVLVLMGGGPVDISFAKDDPLVASILWIGYPGEVGGQALAEALFGDFNPGGRLPVTWYPESFTHVPMNDMHMRADVSRGYPGRTYRFYTGKVVYEFGYGLSYSNFSYRFLSTPIMIKLSASTAETCISKQTKYAMKDGLDALKIEDISSCDALRFHVEVSVFNNGDMDGSHAVLLFWKPKTRGEGFPLKQLIGFERVQTRGQGETKVQILVDPCRHLSTADANGKRVVPLGANVITIGDLEHEFIIEA is encoded by the exons ATGTCAAAGCTCAGAAGCTTCCAAATGTGTTGCAATCAGAGAGAGAGGTGTAGGCATTCTCCATTCCAGCAAGACTCAAACTTTTCACAGATCCAGGTGActatgaggaggaggaggaagctcAATCTGACGTTTGTTCAATTCCTCTTCCTGCTCTCAATCTCACGCTTTGCGAGTCTCCGCTCTGATGAGCTCCCGAAGATGGCCTGCGAGTCTCCGCCCTATGCCTCCTTCACCTTCTGCAACGCCTCGCTCCCGGTGGCCGCCCGCGCCGCCTCCCTCGTCGCCGCTCTCACCCTCCCGGAGAAGATCCAGCAGCTCTCCAACACCGCAGCCGCTGTCCCCCGCCTCGGCCTCCCGGCGTACCAGTGGTGGTCCGAGTCCCTCCACGGCGTCGCCTCCAACGGACCCGGCGTCGCCTTCAACGGTTCTGTTCGTGCTGCAACCGGGTTCCCCCAGGTCATCCTCTCCGCTGCTGCCTTCAACCGGACGCTGTGGCGCGCTCTCGCCCGCGCCATCGCAGTCGAGGCCCGCGCGATGCACGCCGCCGGCCAGGCCGGCCTCACCTTCTGGGCTCCCAACATCAACGTCTTCCGCGACCCCAGGTGGGGCCGAGGCCAGGAGACACCCGGCGAGGATCCTTTGGTCGCCGCCCACTACGCTGTCGAGTACGTCATGGGATTCCAGGGCCAGAAGAAGTCTTCCGTCGCAGGGGACGACGACAGCTCGTTGTCCTTGATGCTCTCCGCCTGCTGCAAGCATTACACCGCTTACGATCTCGAGAAATGGGGCAATTTCACCCGATACACCTTCAATGCACTG GTAACAGAGCAGGACATGGCGGACACGTTCCAACCTCCATTCCAGAGCTGCATCCAAGAAGGCCACGCGAGTTGTCTCATGTGCTCTTACAACCAAGTCAATGGGGTTCCCGCTTGTGCTCGTGGCGATCTCCTGGAGAAAGCCAGAAAAGAATGGGGATTCCAGGG GTATATTACATCGGATTGCGATGCTGTTGCAATAATCCACGAGAACCAGAATTACACCGCTTCACCTGAAGATTCAATAGCTGATGTTCTGAAAGCAG GAATGGACATCAACTGTGGAACATACCTACTTCGATACACTGAGTCAGCCGTCAAGTTGGGGAAGGTCCAAGAGGAAGATATCGATCGCGCCCTCCTCAACTTGTTCTCAGTGCAGCTGAGGCTTGGGCTCTTTGACGGTGATCGTGCAAGGAAGCATTATCGACGACTAGGACCGAAAAATGTGTGCAGTCATGAGCACAGAGAGCTTGCTCTCGAGGCGACACGACAAGGCATTGTCCTTCTCAAGAATgccaaaagctttcttcccctGAGCAAGGATGCTGTGGGTTCTTTAGCAATAATAGGTCCTGCTGCCAATGATGCAACCATTTATGGTGGTGATTACACTG GAGTCCCTTGCAATCCAATAAGCTTTTTGGAAGGCCTCAAGATGTATGTGCCAAGAACAGCATATGCACCTGGTTGCATTGATGTGCCTTGTCAAACTACGTATGGCTTTGAGGAAGCTATTAACACTGCTAGAGAAGCAGATGTGATCATTGTGGTGGCTGGACTGAACCAAACTGAAGAAACAGAAGATCATGATAGGGTCAGCCTGCTGTTGCCTGGCAAACAGATGGAACTTGTAAGTGTCGTCGCAAATGCCAGCAAGAATCCTATAGTACTGGTTCTGATGGGCGGGGGACCTGTCGACATTTCCTTTGCCAAAGATGATCCTCTTGTCGCAAGCATTCTTTGGATTGGGTATCCAGGCGAAGTGGGAGGGCAAGCACTCGCAGAAGCTCTCTTTGGAGACTTCAACCCAG GTGGGCGGCTGCCTGTCACTTGGTATCCTGAGTCCTTCACCCATGTACCGATGAACGATATGCACATGAGAGCTGATGTATCACGAGGTTATCCTGGTCGAACATATCGATTCTACACAGGAAAAGTGGTCTATGAATTTGGATATGGGTTGAGTTACTCAAACTTCTCATACAGATTCTTATCAACACCTATAATGATAAAATTATCAGCATCGACTGCAGAGACTTGTATCAGCAAGCAGACCAAATATGCGATGAAAGATGGTTTAGATGCTCTGAAGATCGAGGATATCTCATCCTGTGATGCTCTGAGGTTCCATGTGGAGGTTTCTGTGTTTAATAATGGCGATATGGATGGAAGCCATGCAGTGTTGTTGTTTTGGAAACCCAAAACTAGAGGTGAAGGCTTCCCACTGAAGCAATTGATTGGATTCGAGAGGGTGCAAACAAGAGGTCAAGGAGAAACGAAGGTTCAGATTTTGGTAGATCCTTGCAGGCATCTCAGCACAGCCGATGCAAATGGAAAAAGAGTTGTTCCTCTTGGAGCAAATGTCATAACCATTGGTGATTTGGAGCATGAGTTCATCATAGAAGCTTAA
- the LOC122022566 gene encoding microtubule-associated protein RP/EB family member 1C-like codes for MATTIGMMDSAYFVGRNEILTWINSTLHLNLSKVEEAASGAVQCQLMDAVHSGMVPMHKVNFDAKSEYEMIQNYKVLQDVFNKLKITKHIEVNKLIKGRPLDNLEFMQWMKRYCDSVNGGIMGKYNAVERRDGCKGGKEANKKTAPSQSSVRSSSSAPKTQASHGTKKGDSHAMNSSHKVTKPAANSATQAYDEQITELKLFVDSLEKERDFYFGKLRDIEILCQNPEIEHLPIVAAIQKILYAADDSHSVVAEAQAMITHHQQQAETPCTLSPILEASEERPKPKRKDINTLEFDMAASSTLSPKQKFSDISDVHYCGSPLTNY; via the exons ATGGCGACAACAATCGGGATGATGGACTCAGCGTACTTCGTCGGGCGGAACGAGATCCTGACCTGGATCAACTCCACCCTCCATCTCAACCTTTCCAAGGTCGAAGAG GCGGCATCGGGGGCGGTGCAGTGTCAGCTGATGGACGCCGTGCACTCGGGGATGGTGCCGATGCACAAGGTGAACTTTGACGCGAAAAGCGAGTACGAGATGATCCAGAACTACAAGGTCCTTCAGGATGTATTCAACAAACTCAAGATCACTAAG CACATCGAAGTAAACAAGCTCATTAAAGGAAGGCCATTAGATAATTTGGAGTTCATGCAGTGGATGAAGAGATATTGCGATTCTGTCAATGGTGGCATCATGGGGAA ATATAATGCTGTGGAGCGAAGGGATGGTTGCAAGGGAGGCAAAGAAGCAAACAAGAAGACAGCACCTTCGCAATCATCTGTAAGATCTTCCTCATCTGCCCCTAAAACTCAAGCATCGCATGGAACAAAAAAAGGCGACAGTCATGCTATGAATTCTTCACATAAAGTCACAAAACCTGCAGCAAATTCTGCAACTCAAGCTTATGATGAGCAG ATCACGGAACTGAAGCTCTTTGTGGATAGTTTAGAGAAAGAAAGGGACTTCTACTTTGGAAAATTAAGGGATATTGAAATCTTGTGCCAGAACCCTGAGATTGAGCACTTACCA ATTGTTGCTGCTATCCAAAAGATACTCTATGCGGCAGATGATAGTCACTCGGTAGTGGCAGAAGCTCAGGCGATGATAACGCATCACCAGCAGCAGGCTGAAACGCCTTGCACTCTCAGCCCTATCCTAGAAGCCTCTGAGGAGAGGCCGAAGCCAAAGAGAAAAGATATCAATACCCTTGAGTTCGACATGGCAGCCAGCTCCACGCTGTCCCCCAAGCAGAAGTTCTCTGACATCTCCGACGTCCATTACTGTGGCTCTCCGCTCACAAACTACTGA
- the LOC122023401 gene encoding lanC-like protein GCL2: protein MADRFFPNSLPEFVVEEEGAITGSTLLDLLHLPYPKLADKLLNSALHLKKKVVEETWLRSGRGARDYTLYTGALGTAFLLFKAYHVTKNRADLDLCAEIVIACHQASQGSPLVTFICGKAGVCALGAVVAKEAGDEGLLNLYLQFGQIKFPHNVPNELLYGRAGYLWSCSFLNKHIGEGTIPSSHMRSVAKDMIRDGKRLASKSSCPLMYEWNGERYWGAAHGLAGIMHALMDVNLNEDDLQYVKGTLNYMINNRFISGNYPSTEGFNADCLVHWCHGAPGVALTLTKAAQVLQDHKFLQAAEEAADVVWERGLLKRVGICHGMSGNVYVFLSLYRLTGNMKYLGRAKAFVCFLLDLADNLIAEGMMHGGDHPYSLFEGQAGMAYLFLDMINLSQARFPAYEL from the exons ATGGCCGATCGCTTCTTCCCCAACAGTCTGCCGGAGTTTGTGGTAGAGGAAGAAGGCGCAATCACCGGATCTACTCTTCTCGACCTTCTCCACCTCCCATACCCCAAATTGGCCGACAAGTTGCTTAATTCCGCCCTCCATCTCAAGAAAAAG GTGGTGGAGGAGACATGGCTGCGAAGTGGGCGCGGCGCACGGGACTATACTCTCTACACCGGTGCACTAGGGACAGCTTTTCTGTTGTTCAAGGCTTACCATGTGACCAAAAATCGGGCCGACCTCGATCTCTGCGCAGAGATCGTCATCGCGTGCCATCAAGCATCTCAGGGTTCACC GTTAGTGACGTTCATATGTGGAAAGGCCGGCGTCTGTGCTCTTGGCGCTGTGGTGGCGAAGGAAGCTGGAGACGAGGGCTTGCTCAATCTCTATTTGCAGTT TGGT CAGATTAAATTTCCTCACAATGTCCCCAATGAGCTTTTATATGGAAGAGCGGGTTACTTGTGGTCGTGTTCTTTCTTAAATAAACACATCGGCGAGGGAACAATTCCCTCATCTCATATG AGATCAGTAGCTAAGGACATGATTAGGGATGGAAAAAGACTAGCCAGCAAGAGCAGCTGCCCATTGATGTACGAGTGGAACGGTGAGAGGTACTGGGGGGCGGCCCATGGCCTTGCTGGGATCATGCATGCTTTGATGGATGTTAATCTCAATGAAGATGACCTGCAATATGTTAAGGGCACCCTTAACTACATGATTAACAACCGGTTCATCAGTGGGAACTACCCATCAACCGAGGGATTCAATGCAGATTGTCTTGTGCATTGGTGCCATGGTGCACCTGGTGTTGCTCTCACCCTCACCAAAGCTGCTCAG GTACTCCAGGATCATAAGTTtcttcaagcagcagaagaagCTGCTGATGTGGTGTGGGAACGAGGCTTGCTGAAGAGAGTGGGAATTTGCCATGGCATGAGTGGAAATGTGTATGTTTTCCTATCGCTTTACAGACTAACTGGCAATATGAAGTACTTGGGTCGTGCAAAGGCATTTGTTTGTTTTCTGCTGGATTTGGCTGATAATTTGATCGCAGAAGGGATGATGCACGGTGGTGATCATCCTTATTCACTTTTTGAAGGACAAGCCGGAATGGCTTACCTCTTCTTGGACATGATTAATCTTTCCCAGGCAAGGTTTCCTGCATATGAACTTTGA